One region of Oxalobacteraceae bacterium OTU3CAMAD1 genomic DNA includes:
- a CDS encoding GNAT family N-acetyltransferase codes for MNSLDLFQNPLRRWGKNKDGKHRPTVLVKELQERDRRRMVKHFLELESSDRLLRFGTMLPDEQVAKYVNNIDFSRDMVFGVYNRLFKLVAVGHLAFAPRDESRSAVTEKERVAEFGVSVSKSARGMGVGSKLFERAAIHCRNNDVDTLYMHCLSSNKTMMHIAKKAGMEIHRDYGEADAYLKLTPANPASVLQEALDEQFATLDYTLKANKRFATKWLGRLTGRK; via the coding sequence ATGAACTCCCTCGACCTGTTCCAAAATCCGCTGCGCCGCTGGGGCAAGAACAAAGACGGCAAACACCGTCCGACGGTGCTCGTCAAAGAGCTGCAGGAGCGCGACCGCCGGCGCATGGTGAAGCACTTCCTTGAACTGGAAAGCAGCGACCGGCTGCTGCGTTTCGGCACCATGCTGCCAGACGAGCAGGTTGCGAAGTACGTCAACAACATCGATTTTTCGCGCGATATGGTGTTCGGCGTGTACAACCGCCTGTTCAAGCTGGTGGCCGTCGGCCACCTGGCCTTCGCGCCGCGCGACGAATCCAGGAGCGCCGTCACCGAGAAGGAGCGGGTGGCCGAATTCGGCGTCTCGGTCAGCAAGAGCGCGCGCGGCATGGGAGTCGGTTCCAAGCTGTTCGAGCGCGCCGCCATCCACTGCCGCAACAACGACGTCGACACCTTATATATGCACTGCCTGTCGTCGAACAAGACGATGATGCACATCGCGAAAAAAGCCGGCATGGAAATCCATCGCGACTACGGCGAGGCGGACGCCTATCTCAAACTGACACCGGCCAATCCGGCCAGCGTGCTGCAAGAGGCGCTGGACGAGCAATTCGCCACCCTGGACTACACCCTCAAGGCGAACAAGCGCTTCGCCACCAAATGGCTCGGTCGTTTGACCGGTCGAAAATAA
- the mrtJ gene encoding JDVT-CTERM system glutamic-type intramembrane protease: MPLISSLLPMPWAADALCGPQLRAPDLGVCLRLLVLSPLLEECVVRAGLQEWLLRRSAQRQGLGWAWPALVSTAAFGLLHLGSGWQAAIAVLLPGLALALLYQRTRNWWWCALMHSAFNAFAISVCGL, translated from the coding sequence GTGCCGCTGATTTCCTCACTTCTGCCCATGCCATGGGCGGCGGACGCCCTGTGCGGCCCCCAGTTGCGGGCGCCCGACCTTGGCGTTTGCCTGCGGCTGCTGGTGCTTTCGCCGCTGCTGGAGGAGTGCGTGGTCCGCGCCGGCCTGCAGGAGTGGCTGCTACGGCGCTCGGCGCAGCGGCAAGGCCTCGGTTGGGCATGGCCGGCGCTGGTGTCGACGGCCGCTTTCGGCCTGCTGCACCTGGGCTCCGGCTGGCAGGCCGCCATCGCGGTGCTGCTACCTGGACTGGCGCTGGCGCTGCTATACCAGCGCACCCGCAACTGGTGGTGGTGCGCGCTGATGCACAGCGCGTTCAATGCCTTTGCTATCTCTGTCTGCGGTTTATAG